In the genome of Streptomyces sp. SAI-127, the window ATCAGCGAGACGGGCCGTACGCGCACGGCGCCGGTCACCACTGCCGCCGCCGCGTCGCTCTCCTACGCCGCCGTCTCCTGCCAGGCCTACCACGACGGGTACTTCACGGCGCACCGCCATCTCTCCCGGGACGACGTCGACGTGGTCTTCCACCTCGGCGACTACCTGTACGAGTACGCCGTGAACGCCACGGGCGGCCACCGCGGCTACACCGACCGCAAGCTGCCCGGCCTCTTCAACCGTGAGGCCATGACGCTGCAGGACTACCGGCTGCGCTACGCGCTCTACAAGAGCGACCCGGACCTGCGGGCGGCCCATGCCGCGCACCCCTTCGTCGTCACCTGGGACGACCACGAGACCGAGAACAACTACGCGAACGCCATCAGCGAGAACAACGATCCGCCGGAGGCGTTCCTGCTGCGCCGGGCCGCCGCCTACCGGGCGTACTGGGAGAACCAGCCGCTGCGCGGCGCGCAGTTGCCGAACGGGCCCGACGCGCGGCTCTACCGTCGTCTCCAGTGGGGCACCCTCGCCCAGTTCGACATCCTCGACACCCGGCAGTACCGCTCCGACCAGGTGTACGCGGACACCAAGCACACCGGCGGTCCCCTCCAGGACGACCCGGCGCGCACCATGACCGGGGCGGCGCAGGAGAGCTGGCTGATCGACGGCTGGCGTGACTCGCGGGCCCTGTGGAACGTGATGCCGCAACAGGTCTGCTTCTCGCAGCGCAAACTCGACCTCACGTCGGAGCCCATGATGTCCATGGACGCCTGGGACGGCTACCGGGCCTCGCGTCGCAGGATCCTCGACGGCGCGAAATCGGCCGGGGTGGAGAACCTGGTGGTCATGACCGGGGACGTGCACGTCGGCTACGCCTTCGACATCAAGGACGACTTCGATGACCCGGCCTCCAGAACCCTGGGCACGGAGTTCACCGCCACGTCGGTCGCGAGCGGACGGGACGGCGCCGAACGGCCCCCCACCTGGGACACGTACCTCAGGGCCAACCCGCATCTCAAGTTCTACGACGGGCGCCGCGGCTATGTGAGGGTCACACTCGACCGGCAGCAGGCGCAGGCCGACTTCAGGACCGTGTCCGCCGTGACGACGCCGGGTGCGCCGGTCACCACCGCCGCGTCCTTCGTGACGGAGGCCGGCAACGCCGGCCTCCAACCGGCCTGAGGACGGCCCGTCGGCATCCCGTGCTCCGCCGGGCGGCCCTCTCTTGTCGTCCGATGCGTGGAACGGGCACGAATCGGACATCGTCCGTGCCCTTCCCGGCAAAGCCTAGGGATTCGAGACCTTTACTCACACCCGAGGAGATGCCTGATGGTCCACAGACACGCTTCGGCCGGCTGTGCCGCGCTGACGCTGCTCAGTGCCCTCGTGCTCACGGCGCTGCCCGCGGCCGCGGCCGTCGAGCCCCCCGCGCCGACGACGGTGCCCTCCGCCGCCGAGACGCTCGGCGCGAACGATCCCTCGCCCGAGGTCCTGCGGGCGCTGCAGCGTGATCTGCGCCTGACCGAGGCCCAGGCCAGGACGCGCCTGGTCAACGAGGCCGAGGCGGGCACTCGCGCGGGCCGCCTCCAGAACGCGCTGGGCAAGCGCTTCGCGGGAGCCTGGGTGAGCGGCGACACTTCCGCGGACCTGACGGTGGCGACCACCGAGGCCGCGGACAGCCCCGCCATCGAGGCCGGTGGAGCGCGGGCGGTGGTCGTCAGGACCCCGCTGCAGGACCTGAAGACCGCCAAGGCGAGGCTGGACGCTTCCGTGACCGGCGAGGCCCTGGACACTCCGGTCCGGTACATCGACGTACGGACCAACCGGGTGACGGTGCAGGCGAAGAGCCGCGCCGCCGCGGACACACTCATCGCGGCCGCGGGCGTCGACAGGGCGATCGTGCGCGTCAAGGTGTCGGCCGACCAGCCGCGCGCCCTGTACGACATCCGGGGCGGCGACGCCTTCTACATCGACGGCACGGCCCGCTGTTCCGTGGGGTTCGGCGTCACCAAGGGCAGCCAGCACGGGTTCGCGACGGCCGGCCACTGCGGGAAGGCCGGGGCGAAGACCACCGGGTTCAACCAGGTCGCCCAGGGCACCTTCCAGGCGTCCGTCTTCCCCGGCCAGGACATGGCATGGGTGGGCGTCAACAGTGACTGGACTGCTACGCCCGCCGTCAGGGGGGAGGGCGACCAGGACGTTCAGACCGCCGGCTCGGTGCAGGCCCTGACGGGTGCCGCGGTGTGCCGGTCCGGTTCCACCACCGGCTGGCACTGCGGCACGATCCAGCAGCACGACACGAGCGTCAGCTACTCCCAGGGCACCGTCGACGGCGTGACCCGTACGACGGTATGCGCGGAGCCGGGCGACTCCGGTGGCTCGTACATCTCCGGGGCCCAGGCCCAGGGCGTCACGTCCGGCGGGTCCGGCGACTGCACGAGGGGCGGAACGACCTTCTACCAGCCGATCAACCCGCTCCTCAGCACGTACGGCCTCACTCTCAGGACGAGCACGGCCGAAAGCGGTACCACCGCCCCCGAGGACGGTCAGGAGGGTGGCTGGGCCGCCGGTCGGGTCTACGAGGTGGGAGCGCAGGTGATCCACGACGGCGTCTCGTACGAGTGCCTGCAGCCCCATCAGGCGCAGGCCACGTGGCAGCCCGCCCTCACTCCGGCCCTGTGGCAGCGCGTCTGAGGACGCGGTGACGTCGGCGATGCCTGACTCGCCGGCCCGCTACATCTCTGCCAGCAGGGTGTACGCGGTCGGCACGAAGGCATCGCGGGCGCGGAAGCGGCGGGTGCACATTGCGGCCAGCGCCGTTCCGATGTCGGGCCGGAAGCCCAGGAAGGCCTGCTGACCGAGTGTCGCCCCGCCGTTGGAAGTACATGGGACCGCACTCCGTGGGGTGCTGGAACCAGGCCACCGTGTGCACCTGCCGGTGCCCGAGACCGCGCCGGAGCACGGGGCGGCGTACCGCGCGCAGCGCACCGGTCAGTGGCCTGTCCGACGGATCGAGATGTGCCTCCAGGAACGTGAGCAGGTCGTGCGGGGTGGCCCGGACGGCACCGGCCGCCTGGAAGCCGCCGACGGTCAGCGGCGGAACGGGCGTGGTGCCGTCCTTGCGGTGCCCGCCGGCGTCGGTGTCCGGGCCGCCGGGGGCGAGGGTGGCGCCGCTCAGCCCGAGCGGATCCAGCACACGACCGGTGAGCAGCTCGTCCCACGGGGTGGCGGTCGCCGCCGCCAGGGCGTGACCGAGGACGGCGACACCGAAGTTGGAGTAGTGCCAGCGGGTGCCGGGCCGGTGGCGCTGCCGGTGGCGCAGAAAGGCGTCGACCACGCGCTCGGCCGGATAGCGGGCGTAGGGGTTGGTGCGCCACGTCGGCAGCGCCCTGACGAAGAAGTCGCCGGGCAGGCCGGGCAGTCCGGAGGTGTGGGTGATCAGATGGGCGAGGGTGACGGGATCCCCGCCGGGCCGCCGAGCCGGATCCAGCAGGGCGGCGGCGGGCTCGCCCGCGGACAGCAGACCCGTCTGGGTCAGATGGGCCAGCAGCAGTCCGGTGAACGTCTTGGAGGCCGAGCCCATTTCGTAGCGCAGCCGATCGCGGGGAACGGGCGGGGGCGGCGCGGTACCGCCGGTGCGCACGGTGCGGCGACCGTACCGGGAGAGGGCGAAGACGACGTCGGGCGCGTCCACGGCGGCAACGGCCTCGTCGAGCCGCCGCACCGCCTCGTCGTCGTCGAGTGTCCCCCTCCACGTCACGCCGGTGACGTCGGGCGGGACGCCCGGCCAGGGGGCGGGACGCGCGGGGTGTGCGCCGACTGTCATGACGGTGCGTGCGCCAGCCGCGTCAGGGCGCGGGACGTGGCCAGGACGGAGGCGAAGGCGGCGACCAGCGTCGGGTGGTAGACGACGTCGAAGACCTCGTCGGGTGCGCCCTCAGGCATATGGCGCACGGCGGGCATCGCGCCGTCGGGCTGCTGGGCGGCGGCGAAGCCTTCCCAGGCCCGCTCGTCGAAGGTGGGGCGGGGCAGACAGGCATCGACGACGAGCAGTTCACCGAGCAGGTCCCAGCGTTGCAGGTCGAGCCAGTCGTCCAGCCAGGCCGGCAGCCAGTCCGCGAGGTAGCCGGCCACCTCGGCCGGCAGACCGTCGGGGTTCTCTCCCCAGTCGGTGAGGTGGAAGACGGTGTGGGTGATGTCGTAGGCGATGTGCCCTTCCACGGTCCAGGGTTCGGGTGAACGCCCCAGCCACGTCGCGCCGACGACGTCGGCCTCCGGAACCCGGGCCGGCAGGCCGAAGCGGCGCTGGAAGGCGGACAGGCCGAGGCGCCGGACCGGTGACATCTCCAGGGCGGCGTAGCTGTCCAGCCGCTGGTTGAGCCGGAAGGCCCGCTCGGCCTCGGGGCTGCTGTAGCCCAGCTCCTTGAACGGCAGGTACACCTCGAAGGGGATGGGCGAGATGGGCTCGGTGCGCTGGCCGCGCACCAGCATCCGGCCGCCGTCCAGGGTGTGACACCAGGCGTGGTCGATCAACTGCCGTGCCAGCGCGGCCTGTCGGGATCCGGCCACGCCCTCGCGGAACAGCACCTTGCAGATGAGGGCGAGTTCACCGACCGGTTTGAAGCGTTCCAGGAAGCCGATCTCCGGGTCGGCGTCCAACTCCAGCCGGAATCCGTCGCGGTGGGCGTGCAGCCACTCGAGAGCGCCGACCCCGACGTTGTGGATGAGACGCGTGTTGGTCATCCCGGCACTCCCTGTCCGCCGTCCGCCGCAACCGCCTGCGCGTCCCCGGCCGTCTCGCGCAGCCGGTTGACGGTCAGCACGGCGGCGAAGGCCGTCATCAGTGTCGAGTGGTAACAGTCGATGAAGTCGGGATCGGTCGTACGGCTGCCCCGGCCGCCGACCTCCGGGACGGCACCCGAGTCGTTCTGCGCCACCGAGAGTCTGGCCCAGGCCTCCTGGAACAGGGCGCGGTCCGGCGGGCCGGGCAGACTGCTCGCCACGGCCAGCAGTTCGCAGCTCAGGTCCCACTGCTCGTCCTCCAGACAGGTGTCGAGCCAGGGCGCGAGCCAGTGCCGGAGGTAGGCCGCGACGGGCGGGGGTACGGCCTGCGGGGTCAGGCCCCAGTCGGTGAGATGGAAGATCACGTGGGTGAGCGTGTAGCCGGCGGCCAGCTCGAACGTCCACGGTTCCGGTAGGCCGGCGAGCCAGGTGCGGCGCAGTGCCCGCGGCATGTCCTCGTGTTCCGGGAGGCCGCTGCGGCGCTCGGAGTTGAGCACGCTCAGGCGTCGGTTCGGTTCCTGCTCCGTCAGGTGCCAGCCTCGGGTACGGGCCACCGTCGCGGTGGCGCTCTCGTAGCCGGCGTGGCGCAGGCCGGCCGACGCGAATGCCGCGTAGACCTCCAGGGGATAGGTCGCGAAGGGTTCGAGGCGCTGCAACTCCACGAAGAGCGCGCCGCGCCCGGTCTGTTGCCACGCAAAGGACAGCAGGTCGGACGCCAGCACGTGGAGCGGGTCGGCCGGATCGGTGTGCCGTCGTACGCACACGCACACCTGGGCCAACTCACCGAATGGTTTCCAGGTGGTGTTCACGTTGCCGTGCTCGGCGAGCGCGTCGTCGCCGAGCGCGAATTGCTCGCGGTGGGCGGAGACCCAGGCCAACGCGGCCTCGCCCAGGGCCCGGACCTCGCGCGTCGCCCGGACCTCGTGCGCCGTCACACCGGCACTCCGGCACGCATCAGTTGAGCGGCCTCGACCTGGAACGCCACGCGGGCGTCCTCGCCGCCCATCTGCGCCACGAACTCCAGCCCGGTGTCCAGGCCCAGCGTCTGCGGCACCTCGTCGAGGAGGACCAGCCAGCGTCCCGCTCCGGCCGCCTGGAGCCAGTCGCGGCGGCGGACCGCCCGTACGAATCCCCGGGCCACGTCGAGCGGGCGGCGGCGCGCCACTCGGGCCACCGCGCAGTCCTCGCCGGGGAGCGCGAGCGGGGCGAGCACCGCGAGTTG includes:
- a CDS encoding carbohydrate-binding protein — translated: MVHRHASAGCAALTLLSALVLTALPAAAAVEPPAPTTVPSAAETLGANDPSPEVLRALQRDLRLTEAQARTRLVNEAEAGTRAGRLQNALGKRFAGAWVSGDTSADLTVATTEAADSPAIEAGGARAVVVRTPLQDLKTAKARLDASVTGEALDTPVRYIDVRTNRVTVQAKSRAAADTLIAAAGVDRAIVRVKVSADQPRALYDIRGGDAFYIDGTARCSVGFGVTKGSQHGFATAGHCGKAGAKTTGFNQVAQGTFQASVFPGQDMAWVGVNSDWTATPAVRGEGDQDVQTAGSVQALTGAAVCRSGSTTGWHCGTIQQHDTSVSYSQGTVDGVTRTTVCAEPGDSGGSYISGAQAQGVTSGGSGDCTRGGTTFYQPINPLLSTYGLTLRTSTAESGTTAPEDGQEGGWAAGRVYEVGAQVIHDGVSYECLQPHQAQATWQPALTPALWQRV
- a CDS encoding alkaline phosphatase D family protein, translating into MAVRHHPELLAAARYFGRRRFLTVTAAAAALAFSTQLPARGAAGSTGLDAARISSDPFTLGVASGDPLPDSVLLWTRLAPAPFEPDGGLPQQYVTVQWEMALDERFSAPVRSGVGIAYPEYHHTLHIDVAGLEPDRVYYYRFKTGSWISETGRTRTAPVTTAAAASLSYAAVSCQAYHDGYFTAHRHLSRDDVDVVFHLGDYLYEYAVNATGGHRGYTDRKLPGLFNREAMTLQDYRLRYALYKSDPDLRAAHAAHPFVVTWDDHETENNYANAISENNDPPEAFLLRRAAAYRAYWENQPLRGAQLPNGPDARLYRRLQWGTLAQFDILDTRQYRSDQVYADTKHTGGPLQDDPARTMTGAAQESWLIDGWRDSRALWNVMPQQVCFSQRKLDLTSEPMMSMDAWDGYRASRRRILDGAKSAGVENLVVMTGDVHVGYAFDIKDDFDDPASRTLGTEFTATSVASGRDGAERPPTWDTYLRANPHLKFYDGRRGYVRVTLDRQQAQADFRTVSAVTTPGAPVTTAASFVTEAGNAGLQPA